AAGCTCTTCACTCTTTAGTGTCTTGTACATATCGAACGCCTGGGCCGGTTTCTCGTTATCATGCACCACGGCGCAGACCGCCTGGATCATGGCGCTGGGCGATTCGGCCTGAAAGATGTTGCGCCCCATATCGACTCCACTGGCGCCCTGATCAATCGCTTTATAGGCCATAGTCAGGGCATCAAGCTCGGGCAGCTTCTTGCCGCCAGCAATGACGATCGGCACCGGGCAACCAGCCGTGACACGCTCGAACCCTTCCTCGACGAAATAAGTTTTCACATAATGCGCGCCGAGCTCGGCGGCAATGCGTGACGCGAGGCCGAAATAGCGCGCATCCCGTACCATATCCTTGCCGACACCTGTCACAGCGAGGGTTGGCATGCCGTAGCGGTTGCCGCTATCGATTAGCTTGACGAGATTGCCGATCGATTGATGCTCATATTCGGCACCGACATAGATTTGCGCGGCCATCGCGGCGGCGTCCAGGCGGATCGCATCTTCGATATCGACCGCCACAAGCTCGTTGGATAGTTCGCTGAGGATGGAATTTCCGCCACTGCAGCGCAGCACCACCGGTTTGCCGCAGTCCGCCGGGACACTGCTGCGCAGGATGCCGCGGGTGCACATCAGCACATCTGCGTAGCGCGCTAGCGGGACGATATTGAGATCGATCCGCTCGAGACCGGTAGTCGGTCCTTGAAAATAGCCATGGTCGAAGGCCAGCATCACTGTGCGCCCGCTGCGCGGATTGAAAATTCGGGTCAGACGGCTCTTCATCCCCCAGTCCAAACCTTCGGAGCCTTTGAGAAAGAAAGGCTCGTTCTTGGCAGGTATATCGATACCCCAATCCTTGCCGTCTTTGATGTCGTCGAGATCAGCCATTGCCGTTCCTCAAGCTACTTTGTATGGGCGTCATGTTTTTCGCGCGCTTCCTGCGCACTATTTCTAGCGCGTGCCGCCAGATGGCGGTAGGTTTGAATCACCTTGCCATAATATCCTATTCTGGGGGCGGAGGTCGCAACAGTGCCACACCGAAACGTCCCGCAATTTTTTCGTTCAATATTCGCGCCGTTTCTTTGTGCATTGCTGCTGGTGGTGCTGACGGGGCCGCACCGGGCAGCTGCCGAAGGTTGCGCCGAATCGCCAGCGGGAGTGCAGGCCAGCACGCTCTATTCCGAAGGCGAGAGCGAAGCCGCTCTGCCCTATGCGCACGAGGCCCTGCACCATGCGGTGCAACAGTGCGGCGCCCAGAATATCGCCATCGTCATCTTGCTGTCGGATCTTGGCGCCATTAATCAGGATTTGGGGCGTTATGCCGATGCCGAGAAACAGCTCAAGCGCGTGATCGCCATCAAACAGGCCGCGCTCTCCCCCGAAGAGGAGAACAAGCCGGGCGCGGGACTTCCCGATATGATCATCGACTTCGACAATTTGGCCTTCGTCTACGGCGCGCAGGGCAAATTCGCCGAGGCCGGAAAACTGTTCGAACGCGTACT
The sequence above is a segment of the Pseudomonadota bacterium genome. Coding sequences within it:
- the lsrF gene encoding 3-hydroxy-5-phosphonooxypentane-2,4-dione thiolase; the encoded protein is MADLDDIKDGKDWGIDIPAKNEPFFLKGSEGLDWGMKSRLTRIFNPRSGRTVMLAFDHGYFQGPTTGLERIDLNIVPLARYADVLMCTRGILRSSVPADCGKPVVLRCSGGNSILSELSNELVAVDIEDAIRLDAAAMAAQIYVGAEYEHQSIGNLVKLIDSGNRYGMPTLAVTGVGKDMVRDARYFGLASRIAAELGAHYVKTYFVEEGFERVTAGCPVPIVIAGGKKLPELDALTMAYKAIDQGASGVDMGRNIFQAESPSAMIQAVCAVVHDNEKPAQAFDMYKTLKSEEL
- a CDS encoding tetratricopeptide repeat protein, yielding MPHRNVPQFFRSIFAPFLCALLLVVLTGPHRAAAEGCAESPAGVQASTLYSEGESEAALPYAHEALHHAVQQCGAQNIAIVILLSDLGAINQDLGRYADAEKQLKRVIAIKQAALSPEEENKPGAGLPDMIIDFDNLAFVYGAQGKFAEAGKLFERVLAIAEHAVGENHIIVAQALRNLAENYRAEGRHDEAIPLLARAARIEAEAADDIPANWADELGLTSTKVDSEAE